In the genome of Streptococcus oralis, one region contains:
- a CDS encoding DEAD/DEAH box helicase, with amino-acid sequence MKTKLPTEWQELSDQLGFQEFTPIQTQLFEPILAGENLLGVSPTGTGKTLAYLLPSLLRLKKKKAQQLLILAPNTELAGQIFDVCKTWAEAIGLTAQLFLSGSSQKRQIERLKKGPEILIGTPGRIFELIKLKKIKMMNVETIILDEFDQLLDDSQIHFVEKITHYAPRDHQLIYMSATTKFDQEKIAPNTRTIDLSDQKLDNIQHFYMQVDQRHRVDMLRKLAHVEDFRGLVFFNSLSDLGSAEEKLQYRDVLAVSLASDVNVKFRKVILEKFKDKQLTLLLATDLLARGIDIDSLECVVNFDVPRDMETYTHRAGRTGRMGKEGYVITLVTHPEELKKLKKFASVSEIILKNQELYIK; translated from the coding sequence ATGAAAACCAAACTACCCACTGAATGGCAGGAATTGAGTGACCAGCTCGGTTTCCAAGAATTCACCCCCATTCAAACTCAACTATTTGAGCCCATTCTTGCAGGAGAAAACCTCCTGGGAGTAAGCCCAACAGGAACTGGTAAGACCCTCGCTTACTTACTCCCAAGTCTACTTAGACTGAAAAAGAAAAAAGCCCAACAACTCTTGATCCTAGCACCAAATACAGAACTAGCTGGACAGATTTTTGACGTATGTAAAACATGGGCAGAAGCTATCGGCTTGACTGCTCAGCTCTTCCTATCAGGTTCAAGTCAGAAACGCCAGATTGAACGCCTCAAAAAAGGACCAGAAATTCTGATTGGAACCCCTGGCCGTATCTTTGAGTTGATTAAATTGAAAAAAATCAAGATGATGAATGTGGAAACCATCATTCTGGATGAATTCGACCAATTGCTAGATGATTCTCAGATTCACTTTGTTGAGAAAATCACCCACTACGCACCTCGTGACCACCAACTCATCTACATGAGTGCGACGACCAAGTTTGACCAAGAAAAGATTGCACCAAACACGCGCACTATTGATCTCTCTGATCAAAAGCTGGACAACATTCAACATTTCTACATGCAGGTAGACCAACGTCACCGAGTGGATATGCTACGAAAACTGGCTCATGTAGAGGATTTCCGCGGACTAGTTTTCTTCAATAGCCTATCAGATCTTGGAAGTGCAGAAGAAAAATTACAGTATCGGGATGTCTTGGCTGTCTCCCTCGCTAGTGATGTCAATGTTAAATTTCGAAAAGTTATTTTAGAAAAGTTTAAAGACAAGCAGCTAACCCTGCTCCTTGCAACTGACCTTCTGGCTCGAGGGATTGACATTGATAGCCTAGAATGTGTCGTAAACTTTGATGTTCCTAGAGATATGGAAACTTACACTCACCGCGCTGGCCGTACAGGTCGCATGGGTAAAGAAGGTTATGTGATCACTCTCGTCACCCATCCTGAAGAACTTAAAAAACTCAAGAAATTCGCAAGTGTTAGTGAAATCATCCTAAAAAATCAAGAACTCTATATCAAATAA
- a CDS encoding LysR family transcriptional regulator: MNIQQLRYVVAIANSGTFREAAEKMYVSQPSLSISVRDLEKELGFKIFRRTSSGTFLTRRGMEFYEKAQELVKGFDVFQNQYANPEEEKDEFSIASQHYDFLPPTITAFSERYPDYKNFRIFESTTVQILDEVAQGHSEIGIIYLNNQNKKGIMQRVEKLGLEVIELIPFQTHIYLREGHPLAQKEELVMEDLADLPTVRFTQEKDEYLYYSENFVDTSASSQMFNVTDRATLNGILERTDSYATGSGFLDSDSVNGITVIRLKDNLDNRMVYVKREEVELSQAGNLFVEVMQEYFDQKRKS; this comes from the coding sequence ATGAACATTCAACAATTACGCTATGTTGTGGCTATTGCCAATAGTGGTACTTTCCGTGAAGCTGCAGAAAAGATGTATGTTAGTCAGCCAAGTCTATCTATTTCTGTGCGCGATTTGGAAAAAGAGTTAGGCTTTAAAATTTTCCGTCGGACGAGTTCGGGAACATTTTTGACCCGCCGTGGTATGGAATTTTATGAGAAGGCGCAAGAATTGGTCAAAGGCTTTGATGTTTTTCAAAATCAGTATGCCAATCCTGAGGAAGAAAAGGATGAATTTTCCATTGCCAGTCAGCACTATGACTTCTTGCCACCAACGATTACGGCCTTCTCAGAACGTTATCCTGACTACAAAAACTTCCGTATTTTTGAATCAACTACTGTTCAAATCTTAGACGAAGTAGCCCAAGGACATAGTGAGATTGGGATTATCTACCTCAACAACCAAAATAAAAAGGGCATCATGCAACGGGTTGAAAAGCTTGGTTTAGAAGTTATTGAACTAATTCCTTTCCAGACTCACATTTATCTTCGTGAAGGGCATCCTTTAGCACAGAAAGAGGAATTGGTCATGGAGGACCTAGCTGATTTACCAACAGTTCGTTTCACCCAGGAAAAGGATGAGTACCTTTACTATTCAGAAAACTTTGTCGACACCAGCGCGAGCTCCCAGATGTTCAATGTGACCGACCGTGCTACTTTGAATGGTATTTTGGAGCGAACGGATTCCTATGCGACAGGTTCAGGATTTTTAGATAGTGACAGTGTTAATGGAATCACAGTCATTCGTCTCAAGGACAATCTAGATAACCGCATGGTCTATGTCAAACGTGAGGAAGTGGAGCTTAGTCAAGCTGGGAATCTTTTCGTTGAGGTCATGCAAGAATATTTTGATCAAAAGAGGAAATCATGA
- a CDS encoding DUF1934 domain-containing protein translates to MKIRMRNTIQFDEQLEVIDQLYDVEESEKGDYSYLLFYNEEKEKVVLKFHGQELVMTRFSSPKTIMRFLKDSDSLAYIPTPMGMQEFIIQTSRYQVDGQKIELAYQLQNQEGHPFASYQLEITWG, encoded by the coding sequence GTGAAGATTCGGATGCGAAATACGATTCAGTTTGATGAACAGTTGGAAGTCATTGACCAGCTTTATGACGTGGAAGAGAGTGAAAAGGGCGATTATAGCTATCTGCTTTTCTACAATGAGGAAAAGGAAAAAGTGGTTCTCAAGTTTCATGGTCAAGAACTGGTGATGACCCGCTTCTCGAGTCCCAAAACCATCATGCGTTTTCTCAAGGATAGTGATAGTTTAGCCTACATTCCGACTCCAATGGGCATGCAGGAGTTTATCATCCAAACGAGTCGTTATCAAGTGGATGGGCAAAAGATCGAGCTCGCCTATCAACTGCAAAACCAAGAGGGACACCCCTTTGCCAGCTATCAATTAGAAATTACTTGGGGATAA
- a CDS encoding YoaK family protein — MRLLPIRKISRQSKRLALFLTFCAGYVDAYTFIVRGNTLVAGQTGNVVFLSVGLIQQNVSDASAKVMTLLFFMMGVFFLTLYKEKLRIVKKPILSLIPLAALSLIIGFVPQTVDNIYLVPPLAFCMGLVTTAFGEVSGIAYNNAFMTGNIKRTMLAFGDYFRTKHTPFLREGLIFVSLLSSFVFGVVFSAYLTIYYQEKTILGVPLMMSIFYISMLFASWRKKGKEKA, encoded by the coding sequence ATGAGATTATTACCAATAAGAAAAATATCACGTCAGTCTAAGAGACTAGCGCTTTTTTTGACTTTTTGTGCAGGATATGTAGATGCCTATACCTTTATCGTGCGAGGAAATACCCTTGTTGCTGGACAAACTGGGAATGTCGTCTTTCTTTCTGTAGGACTCATTCAACAAAATGTATCGGATGCAAGTGCTAAAGTAATGACCCTGCTTTTCTTTATGATGGGTGTCTTTTTTCTGACATTGTATAAGGAAAAACTACGAATTGTTAAAAAGCCGATTTTGTCCTTGATTCCACTTGCAGCCCTGTCCCTAATTATAGGATTTGTGCCGCAAACGGTTGACAATATCTATCTCGTGCCGCCATTGGCCTTTTGTATGGGACTGGTGACAACTGCTTTTGGAGAAGTGTCAGGTATTGCCTATAATAATGCTTTTATGACAGGGAATATTAAACGTACCATGTTGGCTTTTGGAGATTATTTCCGGACCAAGCATACGCCTTTTCTAAGAGAAGGCTTGATTTTTGTTAGCTTACTTAGCAGTTTTGTCTTCGGAGTTGTTTTTTCAGCTTATTTGACGATTTACTATCAGGAGAAGACAATTTTAGGTGTTCCCCTGATGATGAGCATCTTTTACATCAGTATGCTTTTTGCTTCTTGGAGGAAAAAAGGGAAAGAAAAAGCTTAA
- the rpmA gene encoding 50S ribosomal protein L27, with protein MLKMTLNNLQLFAHKKGGGSTSNGRDSQAKRLGAKAADGQTVTGGSILYRQRGTHIYPGVNVGRGGDDTLFAKVEGVVRFERKGRDKKQVSVYPIAK; from the coding sequence ATGTTAAAAATGACTCTTAACAACTTGCAACTTTTCGCCCACAAAAAAGGTGGAGGTTCTACATCAAACGGACGTGATTCACAAGCGAAACGTCTTGGAGCTAAAGCAGCTGACGGACAAACTGTAACAGGTGGATCAATCCTTTACCGTCAACGTGGTACGCACATCTATCCAGGTGTAAACGTTGGACGTGGTGGAGACGATACTTTGTTCGCTAAAGTTGAAGGCGTAGTACGCTTTGAACGTAAAGGTCGCGATAAAAAACAAGTTTCTGTTTACCCAATCGCAAAATAA
- a CDS encoding RluA family pseudouridine synthase yields MEIKIETGGQRLDKTLSDLTELSRSLANEQIKAGQVLVNGQVKKAKYTVQEGDIVTYHVPEPEVLEYVAENLPLEIIYQDEDVAVVNKPQGMVVHPSAGHTSGTLVNALMYHIKDLSGINGVLRPGIVHRIDKDTSGLLMIAKNDEAHLALAQELKDKKSLRKYWAIVHGNLPNDRGVIEAPIGRSEKDRKKQAVTAKGKPAVTRFHVLERFGDYSLVELQLETGRTHQIRVHMAYIGHPVAGDEVYGPRKTLKGHGQFLHAKTLGFTHPRTGETLEFTADIPEIFKETLERLRKTENR; encoded by the coding sequence ATGGAAATAAAAATTGAAACTGGTGGACAACGTCTAGACAAGACTCTATCGGATCTAACAGAATTGTCACGTAGTCTCGCGAATGAACAAATCAAGGCTGGACAAGTTTTGGTTAATGGGCAAGTAAAAAAAGCTAAATACACTGTCCAAGAGGGCGATATCGTCACCTACCATGTGCCAGAACCAGAGGTTTTAGAGTATGTGGCTGAGAATCTGCCACTCGAGATCATCTACCAAGATGAGGATGTAGCCGTTGTTAACAAACCTCAGGGAATGGTGGTGCATCCGAGTGCTGGTCATACTAGCGGAACCTTGGTCAATGCCCTCATGTACCATATCAAAGACTTGTCAGGTATCAATGGGGTTCTCCGACCGGGTATCGTTCACCGCATTGACAAGGACACATCTGGACTTCTCATGATTGCAAAAAATGATGAGGCCCACTTAGCACTTGCCCAAGAACTCAAGGATAAAAAGTCTCTCCGCAAATACTGGGCGATTGTTCATGGCAATCTTCCCAATGATCGTGGTGTCATTGAAGCGCCGATTGGTCGGAGCGAGAAAGACCGTAAGAAACAGGCTGTGACTGCTAAAGGAAAGCCTGCCGTAACACGTTTTCACGTCTTGGAACGTTTTGGTGATTATAGTTTAGTGGAGTTGCAACTGGAAACAGGGCGTACCCACCAAATCCGTGTTCATATGGCTTATATTGGCCATCCAGTCGCTGGGGATGAGGTCTATGGTCCTCGCAAGACCTTGAAAGGACATGGACAATTTCTCCATGCTAAAACCCTAGGATTTACCCATCCGAGAACAGGTGAAACCTTGGAATTCACAGCAGATATTCCAGAGATTTTTAAAGAAACGCTGGAAAGATTGCGTAAAACTGAGAATAGATAA
- the lspA gene encoding signal peptidase II encodes MKKRGIVAVIILLLIGLDQWVKAYVVQQIPLGEVRSWIPNLVSLTYLQNRGAAFSMLQDQQWLFAVITLVVMVGAIWYLHKHMEDSLWMVFGLTLIIAGGLGNFIDRMSQGFVVDMFHLDFINFAIFNVADSYLTVGVIVLLIAMLKEEVNGNKN; translated from the coding sequence ATGAAAAAAAGAGGAATAGTGGCAGTCATTATACTGCTTTTGATTGGGCTGGATCAGTGGGTTAAAGCCTATGTTGTCCAGCAGATTCCACTGGGTGAAGTGCGTTCGTGGATACCCAATCTCGTTAGCTTGACCTATCTGCAAAATAGAGGGGCAGCCTTCTCCATGTTGCAAGATCAGCAGTGGTTATTTGCTGTTATTACACTGGTCGTCATGGTAGGTGCCATTTGGTATCTACATAAACACATGGAGGATTCTCTCTGGATGGTTTTTGGACTGACTTTGATAATCGCGGGAGGTCTGGGCAACTTTATTGACAGAATGAGTCAAGGTTTTGTGGTGGATATGTTTCACCTAGACTTTATCAACTTTGCGATTTTCAATGTTGCCGACAGCTATTTAACAGTTGGTGTGATTGTTTTATTGATTGCAATGCTTAAAGAGGAAGTAAATGGAAATAAAAATTGA
- the rplU gene encoding 50S ribosomal protein L21, with translation MSTYAIIKTGGKQVKVEVGQAIYVEKLNVEAGQEVTFNEVVLVGGENTVVGTPLVAGATVVGTVEKQGKQKKVVTYKYKPKKGSHRKQGHRQPYTKVVINAINA, from the coding sequence ATGAGCACATACGCAATTATCAAAACTGGCGGAAAACAAGTTAAAGTTGAAGTTGGTCAAGCAATCTACGTTGAAAAATTGAACGTTGAAGCTGGTCAAGAAGTTACTTTTAACGAAGTTGTTCTTGTTGGTGGTGAAAACACTGTTGTCGGAACTCCACTTGTTGCTGGAGCTACTGTAGTTGGAACTGTTGAAAAACAAGGAAAACAAAAGAAAGTTGTTACTTACAAGTACAAACCTAAAAAAGGTAGCCACCGCAAACAAGGTCACCGTCAACCATATACAAAAGTTGTCATCAACGCGATCAACGCTTAA
- a CDS encoding ribosomal-processing cysteine protease Prp: MIQAVFERAEDGELRSAEITGHAESGEYGLDVVCASVSTLAINFVNSIEKFAGYEPILELNEDEGGYLKVEIPADLPSHQREMTQLFFESFFLGMANLSENSSEFVQTRVITEN; this comes from the coding sequence ATGATACAAGCAGTCTTTGAGAGAGCCGAAGATGGCGAGCTGAGGAGTGCGGAAATTACTGGACACGCCGAGAGTGGCGAATACGGCTTAGATGTCGTGTGTGCATCGGTTTCTACGCTTGCCATTAACTTTGTCAATTCCATTGAGAAATTTGCAGGCTATGAACCAATCTTAGAATTAAACGAAGATGAAGGTGGCTATCTAAAGGTTGAAATACCAGCGGATCTTCCTTCGCACCAGAGAGAAATGACCCAGTTATTCTTTGAATCATTTTTCTTAGGTATGGCAAACTTATCGGAGAACTCTTCTGAGTTCGTCCAAACCAGAGTTATCACAGAAAACTAA
- a CDS encoding Gfo/Idh/MocA family protein, whose amino-acid sequence MLKLGVIGTGAITHHFIEAAHASGEYQLVAVYSRKLETAATFASQYQDIQLFDQLEDFFKSSFDVVYIASPNSLHFVQAKAALSAGKYVILEKPAVTQPKEWLDLRQTAEKNYCFIFEAARNYHEEAFTTIKNFLADKQVLGADFNYAKYSSKMPNLLAGQTPNVFSDRFAGGALMDLGIYPLYAAIRLFGKAKTATYQAQQLNNSIDLNGDGILFYPNFQVHIKAGKNITSNLPCEIYTVDGTLTLNTIEHIHSAIFTDHRGNQVQLPIQQVPHTMTEEVAAFAHMIQQPDQKLYQTWLDDASSIHELLYTMRQTAGIRFEAEK is encoded by the coding sequence ATGCTTAAATTAGGTGTTATCGGAACAGGTGCTATTACCCATCATTTCATAGAAGCAGCCCATGCTAGTGGAGAATACCAGCTGGTTGCAGTCTATTCTAGAAAACTAGAAACTGCTGCAACCTTTGCTTCTCAGTATCAGGATATCCAACTCTTTGATCAATTAGAAGACTTCTTTAAGTCTTCCTTTGATGTAGTCTATATCGCCAGTCCAAACTCCTTGCATTTTGTTCAAGCCAAGGCTGCCTTGTCTGCTGGTAAGTACGTCATTCTTGAAAAGCCAGCTGTCACTCAACCAAAAGAATGGCTGGATTTGAGACAGACAGCTGAGAAAAATTACTGTTTTATCTTTGAAGCTGCTCGTAATTACCACGAGGAAGCTTTTACTACTATCAAAAACTTTTTAGCAGACAAGCAAGTGTTGGGAGCCGATTTCAACTATGCCAAGTATTCTTCCAAGATGCCGAACTTGTTGGCTGGGCAGACGCCAAATGTCTTTTCAGATCGTTTTGCCGGTGGAGCCCTTATGGATTTGGGGATTTATCCTCTCTATGCTGCTATTCGCCTCTTTGGAAAAGCTAAGACCGCAACCTATCAAGCTCAACAGCTTAACAATAGCATTGACCTAAATGGAGACGGTATTCTCTTCTACCCTAACTTTCAAGTTCATATCAAAGCTGGGAAAAACATCACTTCCAATCTCCCTTGCGAGATTTACACAGTGGATGGAACCTTGACCCTCAACACAATTGAACATATCCACTCAGCTATTTTTACCGATCACCGAGGAAATCAAGTTCAGCTCCCTATCCAACAAGTTCCTCATACGATGACTGAGGAAGTTGCTGCATTTGCACACATGATCCAGCAACCAGACCAGAAGCTCTACCAGACTTGGCTGGATGATGCAAGCTCTATCCATGAGCTACTATATACTATGCGCCAGACTGCTGGCATTAGATTTGAGGCAGAAAAATGA
- a CDS encoding HD domain-containing protein translates to MNEKVFRDPVHNYIHVNNQVIYDLINTKEFQRLRRIKQLGTSSYTFHGGEHSRFSHCLGVYEIARRITEIFEEKYPEEWDPAESLLTMTAALLHDLGHGAYSHTFEHLFDTDHEAITQEIIQSPETEIHQVLLQVAPDFPEKVASVIDHTYPNKQVVQLISSQIDADRMDYLLRDSYFTGASYGEFDLTRILRVIRPVENGIAFQRNGMHAIEDYVLSRYQMYMQVYFHPATRAMEVLLQNLLKRAKELYPKDKDFFARTSPHLLPFFEKNVTLSDYLALDDGVMNTYFQLWMTSPDKILADLSQRFVNRKVFKSITFSEEDQDQLATMRQLVEEIGFDPDYYTAIHKNFDLPYDIYRPESENPRTQIEILQKNGELAELSSLSPIVQSLAGSRHGDNRFYFPKEMLDQNSIFASITQQFLHLIENDHFTPNKNE, encoded by the coding sequence ATGAACGAAAAAGTATTCCGTGACCCAGTTCACAATTATATCCATGTCAATAATCAAGTCATCTATGACTTGATCAATACCAAAGAATTTCAACGTCTGCGTCGTATCAAACAGCTAGGAACTTCCAGCTATACCTTCCATGGTGGCGAGCACAGTCGCTTTTCTCACTGTTTGGGGGTCTATGAGATTGCTCGTCGTATCACGGAGATTTTTGAAGAAAAATATCCTGAAGAATGGGATCCTGCTGAGTCTCTCTTGACCATGACCGCTGCGCTCCTTCATGACCTTGGGCATGGTGCCTACTCCCATACTTTTGAACATCTCTTTGATACAGATCATGAGGCCATCACCCAGGAAATCATCCAAAGTCCTGAAACAGAGATTCACCAAGTCCTGCTACAAGTAGCGCCAGACTTTCCTGAAAAGGTGGCTAGTGTCATCGACCATACCTACCCTAATAAGCAGGTCGTACAGCTCATTTCCAGTCAGATTGATGCGGATCGTATGGACTATCTCTTGCGCGACTCCTATTTTACAGGAGCATCTTATGGGGAATTTGACTTGACTCGCATCCTCCGAGTCATTCGTCCTGTCGAAAATGGCATCGCCTTTCAGCGCAATGGCATGCATGCCATCGAAGACTACGTGCTCAGTCGCTATCAGATGTACATGCAGGTTTATTTCCACCCAGCAACACGGGCCATGGAAGTTCTCCTACAAAATCTCCTCAAGCGCGCTAAGGAACTCTATCCTAAAGACAAGGACTTCTTTGCACGAACTTCTCCACATCTCCTGCCCTTCTTTGAAAAAAATGTGACCTTGTCTGACTATCTAGCACTTGATGATGGCGTGATGAATACCTACTTCCAACTCTGGATGACCAGTCCTGACAAGATACTAGCCGACTTGTCGCAACGTTTTGTCAACCGCAAGGTCTTTAAATCCATTACCTTTTCAGAAGAAGATCAAGACCAACTCGCAACCATGAGACAACTAGTTGAAGAAATCGGTTTTGATCCAGACTACTATACTGCTATTCATAAGAACTTTGACCTCCCTTATGATATCTATCGTCCCGAATCTGAAAATCCACGGACACAGATTGAGATTCTACAAAAAAATGGTGAACTGGCAGAACTCTCTAGCCTGTCCCCTATCGTCCAATCCCTTGCTGGCAGCCGCCACGGAGATAATCGTTTTTATTTCCCTAAAGAAATGTTGGACCAAAACAGCATCTTCGCAAGTATCACCCAGCAATTTTTACACTTGATTGAGAACGATCATTTTACCCCAAATAAGAACGAATAG